The following are encoded together in the Weissella soli genome:
- the rpsB gene encoding 30S ribosomal protein S2, with amino-acid sequence MAVISMKQLLEAGVHFGHQTRRWNPKMGEFIFTERNGIYIIDLQKTVKMVDQAYNYVRDAAADGAIVLFVGTKKQAQDAIAEEATRANMYFVNHRWLGGTLTNWSTIQKRIARLKELRAMSEDGTFDRLPKKEVALLTKQREKLEKFLGGIAEMPKVPDLLFIVDPHKEQLAVQEAHKLNIPIVAMVDTNADPDQIDVKIPSNDDAIRAVRLITAKMADAVIEGNQGEDAVADEFSAEDGADKAASIEELTEIVEGDNN; translated from the coding sequence ATGGCAGTTATCTCAATGAAGCAATTGCTTGAAGCTGGTGTACATTTCGGACACCAAACACGTCGCTGGAACCCTAAGATGGGTGAATTCATCTTTACTGAGCGTAATGGTATCTACATCATTGACTTGCAAAAGACAGTAAAGATGGTTGACCAAGCTTACAACTACGTTCGCGACGCTGCTGCTGACGGTGCCATTGTATTGTTCGTTGGTACTAAGAAGCAAGCTCAAGATGCAATTGCTGAAGAAGCAACTCGTGCAAACATGTACTTCGTTAACCACCGTTGGTTGGGTGGAACGTTGACTAACTGGTCAACAATCCAAAAGCGTATCGCACGTTTGAAGGAATTGCGCGCAATGTCAGAAGATGGTACTTTTGATCGTTTGCCAAAGAAGGAAGTTGCTTTGTTGACAAAGCAACGCGAAAAGTTGGAGAAGTTCTTGGGTGGTATCGCTGAAATGCCTAAGGTTCCTGACTTGTTGTTCATCGTTGATCCTCATAAGGAACAATTGGCTGTGCAAGAAGCACACAAGTTGAACATTCCTATCGTGGCTATGGTTGACACTAACGCTGACCCAGACCAAATCGATGTGAAGATCCCTTCTAACGATGATGCTATCCGTGCCGTACGTTTGATTACTGCTAAGATGGCTGATGCCGTTATCGAAGGTAACCAAGGTGAAGACGCCGTTGCTGATGAATTTTCAGCTGAAGACGGTGCCGACAAGGCTGCTTCAATCGAAGAATTGACTGAAATCGTTGAAGGCGACAACAACTAA
- a CDS encoding GIY-YIG nuclease family protein, with the protein MTDKPYYMYVLLTADNTFYGGFTDDVGKRLAVHEAGKGAKYTRPARRHPLRLLYAEAFATKSAALRAEAAFKKLTRLQKEAFLREHGVTDFTPAPRK; encoded by the coding sequence ATGACTGATAAGCCTTACTATATGTATGTCTTACTGACAGCTGATAATACTTTTTATGGTGGTTTCACCGATGATGTCGGTAAGCGCTTGGCCGTCCACGAAGCTGGCAAAGGCGCCAAGTACACGCGGCCAGCCCGGCGGCATCCCCTGCGTCTGCTCTACGCCGAGGCATTTGCAACGAAGAGTGCCGCCTTGCGTGCTGAAGCGGCCTTTAAAAAATTAACGCGTCTGCAGAAAGAAGCTTTTTTGCGGGAACATGGGGTCACAGATTTCACGCCAGCGCCACGTAAATAA
- a CDS encoding tRNA1(Val) (adenine(37)-N6)-methyltransferase: protein MEVELFGDERLDMLYRDEVRIIQSKEVFSFSIDAVLLANFANPHNGGKGTIVDLGTGNGAIPLFMAHKVTGHIIGIEIQPRLADMARRSIALNDLDDKITVINKDMKDIFTDIFPGSVETVVSNPPYFAATVQSHKNPNEHYAIARHEIKADLKLVSYTAKKLLKSGGHFYMVHRPDRLFEILDALRAENLIPKRIQFVYPKVGKEANMVLIESIKNGRLTGAQILPPVIVHNADGTYRDEVWAIYEGRNHD from the coding sequence ATGGAAGTTGAATTGTTTGGGGATGAGCGGTTGGATATGTTGTACCGCGATGAAGTGCGGATTATCCAGAGTAAAGAAGTTTTTTCCTTTTCAATTGATGCAGTCTTGTTGGCTAACTTTGCCAATCCCCATAACGGTGGTAAGGGCACGATTGTTGATTTAGGTACCGGTAATGGGGCCATTCCATTATTTATGGCTCACAAGGTGACCGGCCACATTATCGGCATTGAGATTCAACCACGGTTGGCGGATATGGCGCGACGCTCAATTGCTTTGAATGACTTGGATGACAAAATTACGGTGATCAACAAAGACATGAAAGATATCTTTACCGATATTTTCCCTGGCTCAGTTGAAACGGTCGTCTCCAACCCACCTTACTTTGCAGCTACGGTGCAATCGCATAAGAATCCCAATGAACATTATGCGATTGCCCGGCATGAGATTAAAGCGGATTTGAAGCTAGTCAGCTACACGGCTAAGAAATTACTGAAGTCGGGCGGGCATTTTTATATGGTGCACCGCCCAGATCGCTTGTTTGAGATTTTGGATGCGCTGCGGGCTGAGAATTTAATCCCCAAACGGATTCAGTTTGTGTACCCCAAAGTCGGTAAGGAGGCCAACATGGTCTTGATTGAGTCCATTAAGAACGGGCGACTGACCGGGGCCCAGATTTTACCACCAGTGATTGTGCATAATGCCGATGGTACATATCGTGATGAAGTTTGGGCGATTTATGAAGGCCGTAATCATGACTGA
- a CDS encoding lysophospholipid acyltransferase family protein encodes MFYSFARWVLAVLAVIFNGRYTTVNKEKLPAGNYVLVGPHRTWWDPLYFAIATWPKTFTFMAKIELFKNPILRFILNHGHAFPVDREHPGPSVIKTPVKALKNTDMSLIMFPSGSRHSNEMKGGALMIAKMAGVPVVPAVYQGPLTLSGLLKREKITIAYGDPIMIDRKTKLNDEAIAAFGDTLTAAFDDIDKEVDPTFVYVDQHPEKGQK; translated from the coding sequence ATGTTCTATTCATTTGCTCGCTGGGTATTAGCAGTATTAGCAGTCATCTTTAATGGACGTTACACCACCGTTAACAAGGAAAAGTTACCCGCCGGCAACTATGTTCTCGTCGGGCCACACCGTACTTGGTGGGATCCATTGTACTTTGCCATTGCGACTTGGCCAAAGACGTTTACTTTTATGGCTAAGATTGAATTGTTCAAAAATCCAATCTTACGGTTTATCTTAAACCATGGCCACGCCTTTCCCGTCGATCGGGAGCATCCCGGCCCATCGGTTATCAAGACCCCGGTGAAAGCCTTAAAGAACACGGATATGAGTCTGATTATGTTCCCCTCAGGTTCACGCCACTCCAACGAGATGAAGGGTGGCGCATTGATGATTGCCAAAATGGCTGGTGTCCCAGTTGTCCCCGCAGTCTACCAAGGACCATTGACCTTATCTGGCTTGTTAAAACGTGAAAAAATCACCATCGCTTATGGTGATCCAATCATGATTGACCGCAAAACCAAACTTAACGATGAGGCCATTGCTGCGTTTGGTGATACGTTGACCGCGGCTTTTGATGACATTGATAAAGAAGTTGACCCAACCTTCGTCTATGTCGATCAACATCCCGAAAAGGGCCAGAAATAA
- the obgE gene encoding GTPase ObgE: protein MAFVDQVKIYVKGGKGGDGAVSFRHEKYINMGGPFGGDGGHGGDVILVVDEGLRTLMDFRYKHHFKADGGGNGATKAMTGASADDMIIRVPEGTTVTDADTGEILGDLVDKDDRLIVAAGGRGGRGNIRFASSKNPAPEIAENGEPGIERNITLELKVLADVGLVGFPSVGKSTLLSVVTAAKPKIAAYHFTTLVPNLGMVRLEDGRDFVMADLPGLIEGASQGVGLGIQFLRHVERTRVILHMLDMSGVDPEEDPYTNYVKINQELAEYDPALLDRPQIIVPTKMDMPDAAETLATFKEKLAADPKVPADIKIMPISALTRQGLEPLLQQTANLLDETPHFIPKGMEPNVDETAVYEFEEAEAPFEIMRDPDGVWLLVGDQIETLFQRTNTAFTESLMRFARQLRTMGVDDALRAAGAKNGDTVQILDFQFEFED from the coding sequence ATGGCGTTCGTTGACCAAGTTAAAATATACGTTAAAGGCGGAAAAGGTGGCGATGGTGCCGTCTCATTCCGTCATGAAAAGTACATCAACATGGGGGGGCCTTTTGGTGGTGATGGTGGCCATGGTGGTGATGTGATTCTTGTCGTTGACGAAGGATTACGCACTTTGATGGATTTCCGATATAAGCACCACTTTAAAGCTGATGGTGGCGGTAATGGTGCTACTAAGGCCATGACTGGTGCGTCAGCTGATGACATGATTATCAGGGTGCCAGAAGGTACGACCGTGACGGATGCCGACACGGGTGAAATTTTGGGCGATTTAGTCGATAAGGACGATCGTTTGATTGTTGCTGCAGGTGGTCGTGGTGGTCGTGGTAATATTCGTTTCGCGTCATCAAAGAATCCCGCCCCTGAAATTGCTGAAAACGGTGAACCAGGGATTGAGCGTAACATTACCCTTGAACTAAAGGTCCTAGCTGACGTTGGTTTGGTCGGTTTCCCATCCGTTGGAAAGTCAACTTTGCTATCAGTTGTGACGGCGGCTAAGCCAAAGATTGCGGCTTACCACTTTACGACTTTGGTCCCTAACTTAGGGATGGTTCGGTTGGAAGATGGTCGTGACTTTGTCATGGCTGACTTGCCTGGATTGATCGAGGGGGCTTCACAAGGTGTTGGCCTAGGTATTCAATTCTTGCGACACGTCGAACGTACACGTGTCATCTTGCATATGCTTGATATGAGTGGTGTGGACCCTGAAGAAGATCCATATACCAATTATGTTAAGATTAACCAAGAATTGGCGGAGTATGATCCAGCATTATTGGACCGGCCACAGATTATTGTGCCAACCAAGATGGACATGCCAGATGCTGCGGAGACTTTGGCAACTTTCAAAGAGAAGCTCGCCGCTGACCCGAAAGTCCCTGCTGATATCAAAATCATGCCAATTTCAGCGTTGACTCGGCAAGGATTAGAACCCTTGCTACAACAGACGGCCAATTTGTTGGATGAGACGCCACACTTTATTCCTAAGGGGATGGAGCCTAACGTCGATGAAACAGCAGTTTACGAGTTTGAAGAAGCCGAAGCACCATTTGAAATCATGCGCGATCCAGATGGCGTGTGGCTGTTGGTGGGTGATCAAATCGAAACGTTGTTCCAACGTACGAATACGGCCTTCACAGAGTCATTGATGCGTTTTGCACGGCAATTGCGTACCATGGGTGTCGATGATGCCTTGCGCGCAGCTGGTGCTAAAAACGGTGACACGGTTCAAATCTTGGACTTCCAATTTGAATTTGAAGACTAA